Genomic DNA from Mycobacteroides chelonae CCUG 47445:
ATCATCCAGCCCCAGCAGACGTTTCGCTTCATCGTTGACAACCGTCGTGCGCCCGTCGACGTCCACGGCGAGAACCCCCTCGCCAATGCCGTGCAAGACCGCCGCTTGTTCTCTGACCAGCTCGGCCAACTCGGCGGGCTCCAGGCCCAGAGTGAGACTTCGCCACCGGCGAGCCAACAACACCGAGCCACCGATTCCGAACAGAAATGCCACACCGACAATGCATCCCGCGATCCTCAGATCCGACAACAATCTTTCGCGCACAGCGGTGGTCGATACTCCGACACTGACCTCCCCCACCACGGTCGACGAACCAGGCTGCCGGACGGGCACTTTGGCCCGTACGGAGCCTCCCAGTGTCCCCGTCTCCTCGACGACCACATCTCGTCCGGCAAGAGCGCCCGACGGGTCGGTGCTGACAGGGTGGCCCAATCGCTCCTGCGTGGGATGCGCCAGCCGGAGCCCATGCTCATCGGTGATCACCACGAACAGCGCATCACTGCGCTCCAGCACCGCGGCCGCGATGTGTTGCAGCGGCCCATCGGAGAGCTCGTCGGTGAGGCCCGGTCCCGGAGTGAGCGTGCCCTGCGCGTACTCGGCAACCCGCGCCCGCACCTCCGGCATGGCCGCCACCGTTCCCGCAATCGCCAGCGCCCGCTGGCCATACTCGGAGGAAAGCCGCCGATCGCCCACCGCGGCGAGCACCGCGAACGCCAGCCCCAACGCGAGAAAGATGACGGCGACCTGAAGGAGAAGCACCTGCGTACGCAATCGCAGCACGGTGCGCTTCCCGGAACCCATGTGCCCGAGCGTAGGCAGGCCATGCGCAGAATGCGCAAAACTGACGAAATCCGCGATTTGCGCGGGTAGTGCGCACAAGCAGGAATCTGTGACGCCCACCACTTATGTTCAGTCTCCGTCGGCTAGCGAAGGAGAAGGCAATGACGCTTCCACTCATCGAACTTCAGGGCGCAACCAAACGGTTCCCCTCCAATCGGGGTGACGGTATCCACACCGCGGTCCGAGACCTGAACATCGACATCGGCGCCGGGGAATTTGTCGCGGTCGTCGGCCCCACAGGATGCGGTAAGTCGACCACCTTGTCCCTCGTGTCCGGCCTTGAACCGCCATCGGCCGGCCGTGTCCTGGTACGCGGCGAGGACGTATCCGATATCCCCGCGGGGGTGGGCTATATGTTCCAGCAGGACGCGGTCCTGCCGTGGAAGAACGTCATCGACAACGTCGCCCTGGGTCCGATCTATCGGGGCGCAAGCAAAGACGCGGCCCGCGAGAAGGCGGCGACCTGGGTCCGGACCGTCGGCCTGGCCGGGTTCGAGAAGTACTACCCGCATCAGCTCTCGGGCGGGATGCGCAAGCGTGTGGCGCTGGCCCAGACCCTGGTCAACGAACCCGAGATTCTGCTCATGGATGAGCCATTCAGCGCCCTCGATGTGCAGACCCGCCAGCTCATGCAGGACGAACTGTTGCGGGTGTGGTCAGGCACCGGAGCGGCGGTCATCTTCGTCACCCACGACCTCGAGGAGGCGATCGTGCTGGCCGACCGGGTGGTGGTGATGACCGCAAGCCCCGCCACCGTCTGTGGCGACTTTCCCGTCACCCTCCCGCGTCCCCGCGATGTCGAAGAGGTGAGACTCACCGACGAATTCCGGACCATCTACCGCGAAATCTGGGAAACACTGCGCGATCAGGTCGAGGCCGCGCGCGCGAAGGGAGAGTCTCGTGTCGCATAGTCTGCTCATTCGTCCGGTGTCCGAAAGCGACGAGGACATCCTCGCGCGCGCCCGACACAACAAGCGCCGCAGCCAGATTCGCGTATGGGGGTTGCGAACCCTGCTGGTGGTGGTGTGGCTGGCCTCGTGGGAGTTGGCTGCCACGCTGTGGCTGGATCCCTTCTTCTATTCGAAACCCTCACTGATCTGGGGCCGACTGATTGAGTGGTTCACCGTCGGCACCCAGTTCGGCTCGATATGGCTGCAGATCTTCACCACTGTGCAAGAGGCCGTCCTGGGGTTCCTGATCGGCACCGTCGCGGGAGTGACATTGGGTGTGCTGCTGGGCCGCAGCCGCTATTGGTCGGAGGTGTTGGCCCCGTTCATCAAGGCGCTCAACGCGGTTCCGCGCATCGTATTGGCATCGCTGTTCATCATCTGGTTTGGTCTGGGACTGAGCTCCAAAGTGGCCACCGTGGTGGTTCTGGTGTTCTTCGCGGTGTTCTTCAACGCGTTCACCGGTGCCCGCGAGGTAGATGGAAACGTGATCAACAATGCCCGGATTCTCGGTGCCAGCCCCACCCGCATTCTTACCTCGATCGTGCTGCCCAGCGCGACAAGCTGGATTCTGTCGAGCCTGCACACCGCATTCGGATTCGCCCTGATCGGCGCCGTCGTCGGTGAATACGCAGGCGCTAGCAAGGGGTTGGGCCTGTTGATCAGCAACGCCCAGGGCACATTCGACTCCGCGGGTATCTACGCCGGCATGATCATCATCACGGTCGTCGCCCTGCTCGCCGAATGGCTCATCGGTATCGCCGAATCCCGGCTACTCAAATGGCGTCCCACGCAGTCCAGTTCGGGTCATGGGGTGTAGTGATGAGAAGACTCGTACTCGCCCTTGTTCTCATCAGCGCTGTGCTACTGGCCGCTGGATGCCGCGACTCCCGGCACATCCCGATGGCCAACGGCAGACCACAGGTCACCATCATGGTGGGCGGCCTGGAGAAGATCATCTATCTACCGGCGATGCTCACCCAGCAGCTCGGCCACTTCACGAACAACGACATCGACGTGACACTGCTCAGCGAACAGTCCGGTGCCACCGCGGAGACCGCGCTGCTCACCGGCGATGTTCAGGCGGTTGTCGGGTTCTACGACCACACCATCGACCTCCAGGCCAAGGAGCAATGCATTACCTCGGTGGTCCAGATGGCAGACGTTCCCGGCGAGGTGGAGCTGGTATCCGCCAGGGACACCGCGACCGTCTCCTCTCCTGCCGACTTCCGTGGCAAGAACCTCGGAGTCACCTCGCTGGGGTCATCCACAGACTTCCTGACGCAGGCCCTGGCAGGTCAGGCTGGGCTGAACACCGCCGACTACAACCGGGTCAAGGTCGGTGCGGGACAGACATTCATCGCCGGAATGAACCATGACGGCATCGATGCCGGTATGACCACGGATCCGACGGTGGCGCAGATGGTGAACGCGGGCCAGGCCAAGGTCCTCGTCGACATGCGCACCGAGGCCGGAACACGCCAGGCTCTCGGCGGTCTGTATCCGTCGACCTCGCTCTACATGCGGTGCGACACGGTGAAGGCGCATCCCGAGATCGTGCAAAAGCTCGTCACGGCATTCGTCCAGACGCTGCGCTGGATCAAAGAGCACTCTCCCGCACAGATCGCGGACAAGATGCCACCCCAATATGCGGGCGGAAACAAGGACCTGTACCTGCAGTCGATCGCCGATTCCATCGGAATGTTCAACGGTGACGGGTTGATGAAACCCGAAGGCGCACAGAATGCCTTACGCATCCTCGGGATGTATTCCAAGAATGTGGCGCCCGTGAAGCAGCGTATCGACATCACCGCCACCTACACGACCGAGTTCGCACGGGCCGCACTTCGGGATTGACGCTACATATCCAAACCGATGTCGAGCACTCGGGCGGAGTGCGTCAACGCACCCACCGCAAGATAGTCGACACCCGTCTTGGCGTACGCGGCCGCCGTTTCCAGCGAAAGCCCCCCGGAGGACTCCAGCTTGAGTTGCGGAGCGCGTGCATCACGACGCTGCGCGGCCACCTGGGTCTGCCAGACAGGAAAGTTGTCGAGAAGGACTAGTTCTGCCCCCTCGGCGATGACCTCATCGAGCTGTTCGAGCGAGTCGACTTCGACCTCACACTCGATGTTCGGAGCGGCCGCGCGAACCGCCCGCAACGCGGCCACCACCGAGCCGGCCGCCACCACATGATTGTCTTTGATGAGTGCGGCATCACCGAGGCCGAGGCGGTGGTTCACACCGCCCCCGGCACGCACCGCGTATTTCTGCAGGAGTCGCAGTCCCGGAAGGGTTTTGCGGGTATCGCGGATCTGCGCTCCGGTTCCGTCGACAGCATCCACCCAGGCAGCGGTGGTCGTCGCGATTCCCGAGAGGTGACATACCAAATTCAGCATGGTGCGCTCGGCAGTAAGCAGATCGCGAGTGGGGGCGGTGACGGTGAGCAGCGGCGTTCCGGTGCCCACGCGCGCGCCGTCGGTAAGGCGATTCTTTACGCGATAATTCCCTACGCCGACAACCTCGTCGAGAACGATGAGGGCAATGTCAATGCCGGCTACGACTCCCCCCGAACGTGTCACCATCGAGGCGCTGCACTCCGCGTCGGCGGGCACAGTCGCTTGGCTCGTGATGTCGGGGCCATAGCGGAGGTCTTCTTCAAGAGCACGCTTAACTGCCGAACGTGCCTCGGCGAGTTCGGTTTCCGTCAATGTTTCGGTCAGCATGGCACCCCCGACGGTAGCGCAACTTCGCATCCGTCGGCGTCGCGGCGCACCGGAAGGCTCACCGCGAACTCGGGATCGGTGTCGGGCCAATCCGAGCGGGCATGGCAGCCCCGGGACTCGGCGCGGGCAGCGGCCGCACTGACCACAGCGGCGGCGGTCAGGGTGAGCGCGGCGTCCTCCACTTCACGTGGATTCATGCCGCCGGAATCGGACGATGTTGGGACGCATGAGCGCAACTCCTCGTCAAGTAGCTTGAGGCCGTTCGCATCACGTAGCACCGATGCCCAGCGAGTCATTGCCGCCTGAAGTCGTCGACGTTCGAGGCGTGACTGCACACGATCACGATCTGCGGCAATGGCCGACCGGCCGAATACCCGGGCGGCGGCCTCCCCCGCACGCCTACCCACCACGAGGCCTTCCAACAAGCTGTTGGAGGCCAGCCTGTTTGCACCATGCATTCCGGTACGAGCGACCTCGCCGGCGGCGAACAATCCGGCAATCTCCGTCTGGCCGTAGGGATCGGTGACAACGCCGCCGCAGCTGTAATGCGCCCCCGGAACCACGGGGATGAGCTGGATTGCGGGATCGATGCCTGCCGCGACGCATGCAGCGGTGATGGTCGGGAATCGGCCCGCGAAGTTGCCGATCGCGCGTGCGTCGAGGTAGACGCATGGATCTCCGGTCTCGCGCAGCCGCCGGGCGATGGCCCCGGCCACCACATCGCGTGGCGCCAGATCGCCCATCGGATGCACCCCGGCGGTCACCGAATCTCCATGTTTATCAACAAGAACAGCACCTTCGCCGCGGACTGCCTCGCTGATGAGAGGACGGCAGCCGGTGGCCCCGGGGCTATGCAGCATGGTCGGGTGAAACTGGATGAACTCGACATCGGCCACCGGAACACCCGCACGCAGGGCCAGTGCGATCCCGTCGCCGGTGGAGCCCGCTGGATTGGTGGTCGCAGAGTACAGGTGTCCAAGACCGCCGGTGGCAAGAATCACGGCCCCGGTGCGAATCACGCCCAAACCGTCGCCGTTCTTGACGAGTACACCGCCCACACCGTCGGGCCCGGTGAGAACGTCATGCACCACGTGACTGCGTCGGATGTCTAGCGTCGCCGCGGCGTGATCGAGTGCCCGCTGTACCTCGGCACCGGTGGCGTCGCCGCCCGCATGAATGATCCGACGGGTGCTGTGTCCGCCTTCACGCGTCAACGCCCATTGCCCGGAACGTGTTTCGTCGAATCGGGCACCGTCTGCCACCAGATCGCGCACCGCGCGGTAACCATCGGACACGATGGAGCGCACCGCGTCGACGTCACACAGACCGGCCCCGGCGGTCAGCGTGTCCTGGACGTGCGCCTGGACCGAATCATCCGCATCAGGTAGTACCACCGCGATACCGCCCTGGGCGAAATGCGTCGCGGTGGCTCCGACCTTGCTGAGCACCACGACCTTTCGGCCGAGGCGGTGTGCTGCGAGTGCCGCCGCCAATCCGGCCACACCCGCGCCGACGACAACCACATCGGCGTCGGCCGCCCAGGTGGTCCCCGCCGGTAGCGTCATTCTCCGCCGCCGGGCTGCCCGATCTCGATCATCCGCTGCACACTGCGCCGAGCCAGCCGCGCGGTGTCCAGGTCCACATGCACCTCATCGCGGCCCTCGACGAGGCAGCGCAACATGGCCGCGGGGGTGATCATCTTCATGTACGTGCACGAGGCACGGTCGTTGACCGCCAGGAAGTTCACGTCGGGAGCCGCTTTGCGCAGCTGGTGCAACATGCCGACTTCGGTGGCCACCAATACCTCTCGCGCCCGGGTCTCACGGGCCGCGTCGAGCATGCCGCCCGTGGACAGGATCTTCACCCGGTCGTCGGGGACGGCACCTTCACCCGCCAGATAGAGAGCCGATGTCGCGCATCCGCATTCGGGATGCACGAACAGCTCGGCATCCGGGTGTGAACGCGCCTGCCCGGCAAGTTCGTCGCCGTTGATTCCGGCGTGCACATGGCACTCGCCCGCCCAGATCTGCATGTTCTGACGGCCTGTCACCCGCTTGACGTGTGCGCCGAGGAACTGGTCAGGGCAAAACAACACCTCGCGGTCCGGGTCGATCGACGCGACAACGTCGACAGCGTTCGAGGACGTGCAGCAGATGTCGGTGAGCGCCTTCACGGCCGCGGTGGTGTTGACGTACGAGACCACCACGGCGTCGGGAAACTCGGCCTTCCAGTCGCGCAGTTCCTCAGCGGTGATGGAATCGGCCAGTGAGCAGCCGGCCCGCTGATCCGGGATGAGCACCGTCTTGTCCGGACTGAGAATCTTGGCCGTCTCGGCCATGAAGTGAACACCGCAGAACACAATGGTGTCCTCGGGGGCCTCCGCGGCGATACGGGAGAGCGCCAGGGAGTCGCCGACATGGTCCGCGACGTCCTGGATGGCAGGAAGCTGGTAATTATGCGCGAGCAATGTGGCACCGCGCTGCTTGGCCAGCCGACGCACTTGCTCGGCCCAACGGGCATCGCCCTCCACCCCGGTGTATCCACCGGGGCCGTCGATCACGCCGTCAAGTACGACGTCAGCTGCCGTCATGGCCGCCTCCTCGCGCCCCTGGGTCTCGGTCAGCCTTCGGGCTGGGTTTGGTCGACCGAGGTTTTCGACTTATGATCGAAAACATGGTCCATACTAGCACCGAGCACGAGGTGTTAGCCGTGGTGTTCCAAGTACGTCACTTCGAAGACACCGCAACCAGCGCGGATGCGCCGACATCCACTCCAGAACTCGCCGTGTTGCTCTGGCAGCGCGCGCTCGAACCGCACCGCGGCGCGTGGGCACTGCCGGGCGGCCAGGTCCGCACCGACGAGGATCTCCCCTCCTCCATCCGCCGACAGCTCGCCGAAAAGGTGGATGTGCGTGAGTTGGCACACCTCGAACAGCTGGCCGTGTTTTCTGCACCGGGGCGTGTTCCCGGTCCGCGCACCATCGCCTCGACCTTCCTCGGCCTCGTCCCCTTCCCCGCCACCCCCGAGCTCCCCGCCGACACCCAGTGGCACCGGGTGAGCACGTTGCCCGCGATGGCCTTCGACCATCAGGTGATGGTCGCCCACGCGCATGCCCGCCTGATAGCCAAGATGTCTTATACCAACATCGGATTCGCCTTGGCGCCACAGCAATTCACGCTCTCGACGCTCCGCGACATCTACTGTGCGACGCTGGGATATCCCGTTGACGCGACCAATCTGCAACGCGTGCTGGTGCGGCGTGGTGTGCTCACCCCGACCGGGACCACCGTGCGATCGGGCCGCAGCGGCGGCCGGCCGGCGGCGCTCTACCGATTCACCGACGACCGGTACCGGGTCACCGATGAATTTGCCGCGCTACGCCCTCCCGGCTGACGGGACTAGCCTCTTAGAGTCTTCTTAGGGTATGAATGCCGGGGACCTTGAAGGGAGCTCAGGCATGGCACCCCACGACCTGGCGATATCCGGTGACGTCAAGTGGATCGGCGAACCGCCTCATCAGGAGCTCGAGCGCGGCGCGCGCCCGCTGCTGCCCACCGAGGATCCGTTCTACCTGCCGCCCCGCGGATTCGAACACGCCCTGCCCGGCACCGTGCTGCGCACCCGCGATGTCGAGATCGGGTTCCTGGGCGTGATCCCGCAGCGATTCACCGCGACGCAGCTGCTGTACCGCAGCAATGACCTCAATCGCCGCCCTGATGCGGCGGTGACCACCGTTCTCACGCCCACCGGCACAGACCCGGCGGCATCGGTTCCGATCATCTCCTACCAATGTGCCATCGACGCCGTCACCGACCGGTGCTTCCCCTCCTATGCCTTGCGCCGCGGCGCCCATGCGCTCGGCTCCTTCACACAGCTCGAACTGCTCCTGATCGCGGCGCTCCTCGCCCAGGGCTGGGCCGTCTCCATACCCGATCACGAGGGCGTCGACGGGACCTGGGGCGCGCCGGAGGAGCCCGGGTATCGAACGCTCGACGGAATTCGGGCGGCTCTGGACTGTGAGCGCCTCGGACTGTCCCGGGGTGCGCCCATCGGACTGTGGGGGTACTCGGGCGGAGGACTTGCCACCGCCTGGGCGGCGGAGGTCAGTGCCGAGTACGCACCCGAGCTCGATATTGCCGGTGCGGTGCTCGGCTCTCCCGTGGGCGACCTGGGACATACCTTCCGTCGCCTCAACGGCGGGCTATTCGCCGCGCTGCCCGGGCTCGTCGTCGCAGCCCTCTCGCATGTGTATCCCGGCCTTGAACGGGTGATCGAGGAGCATGCGACACCCCAGGGCAAGGAGTTCCTCGGGCGGCTCGAAGACATGCCAACCTTGCGGGCGATCGTCGCCATGGCCTTCAAAGACATGGACGATCTGGTGGACCAGCCACTGGATCAACTCCTCGAGACCCCTGAGGTGCAACACGTCTTCGAGAGCATCAAGCTCGGAAAGACCGTCCCCACTCCTCCGGTCCTCATCGTCCAGGCCGTGCACGACCAGATCATTTCGACGTCCTGCATCGACGAACTCGCCGATACCTATCGCGGCGGTGGTGCCCACGTCGCCTACCACCGCGACCTGCTCAACGAGCACCTGCTGCTGCACCCGATGTCCGCACCCATGTCGATGGCGTGGCTACGCGCACGATTCGACGGCGACAGCCTGGGAACGGAGCCGCGCCGTACGAGCTGGCCGCTGGCGTTGAAGCCCTCGACCTACCTGGGCCTGTTCAAGCTCGGCTGGGTGAGCGCCAAGGTGCTCGGCGGCCGTCCCCTGTAGAGAAGGGTCAGCTGTTCAACGCGGCAAGGGCGGCGTCCACGGCAGTCTTCTTGACCTGTGTGCGTGTTCGGCCCGCGTACTCGATGGTGCAGTCCGACAATCCGCCGAGGGCCACCGTCGCCCGAATCATCTGTACCGGTGAGGGTTTGGCGCCCGCCAGAAGTCTGATCAGCGTGCGTCGCCATTCGATCATCCACTCGCCCAGTTCGAGCTGTCCTAGTGCGGCCAGGTCGCGCACGATGATGCCCATCACCACGCGATGCGCCCACAGCACGTCGAAGTAGTCCTCCAACAGTTGACGCGCGTCCCGTGATCCACCAGTGGCCAAGAACGCCTCCAGATCGTCCACCATCGGCTGCACGATGCTCCGAACCAGATCGTCCCGC
This window encodes:
- a CDS encoding ABC transporter ATP-binding protein, with the protein product MTLPLIELQGATKRFPSNRGDGIHTAVRDLNIDIGAGEFVAVVGPTGCGKSTTLSLVSGLEPPSAGRVLVRGEDVSDIPAGVGYMFQQDAVLPWKNVIDNVALGPIYRGASKDAAREKAATWVRTVGLAGFEKYYPHQLSGGMRKRVALAQTLVNEPEILLMDEPFSALDVQTRQLMQDELLRVWSGTGAAVIFVTHDLEEAIVLADRVVVMTASPATVCGDFPVTLPRPRDVEEVRLTDEFRTIYREIWETLRDQVEAARAKGESRVA
- a CDS encoding ABC transporter permease; this encodes MSHSLLIRPVSESDEDILARARHNKRRSQIRVWGLRTLLVVVWLASWELAATLWLDPFFYSKPSLIWGRLIEWFTVGTQFGSIWLQIFTTVQEAVLGFLIGTVAGVTLGVLLGRSRYWSEVLAPFIKALNAVPRIVLASLFIIWFGLGLSSKVATVVVLVFFAVFFNAFTGAREVDGNVINNARILGASPTRILTSIVLPSATSWILSSLHTAFGFALIGAVVGEYAGASKGLGLLISNAQGTFDSAGIYAGMIIITVVALLAEWLIGIAESRLLKWRPTQSSSGHGV
- a CDS encoding ABC transporter substrate-binding protein, whose product is MRRLVLALVLISAVLLAAGCRDSRHIPMANGRPQVTIMVGGLEKIIYLPAMLTQQLGHFTNNDIDVTLLSEQSGATAETALLTGDVQAVVGFYDHTIDLQAKEQCITSVVQMADVPGEVELVSARDTATVSSPADFRGKNLGVTSLGSSTDFLTQALAGQAGLNTADYNRVKVGAGQTFIAGMNHDGIDAGMTTDPTVAQMVNAGQAKVLVDMRTEAGTRQALGGLYPSTSLYMRCDTVKAHPEIVQKLVTAFVQTLRWIKEHSPAQIADKMPPQYAGGNKDLYLQSIADSIGMFNGDGLMKPEGAQNALRILGMYSKNVAPVKQRIDITATYTTEFARAALRD
- the nadC gene encoding carboxylating nicotinate-nucleotide diphosphorylase; this encodes MLTETLTETELAEARSAVKRALEEDLRYGPDITSQATVPADAECSASMVTRSGGVVAGIDIALIVLDEVVGVGNYRVKNRLTDGARVGTGTPLLTVTAPTRDLLTAERTMLNLVCHLSGIATTTAAWVDAVDGTGAQIRDTRKTLPGLRLLQKYAVRAGGGVNHRLGLGDAALIKDNHVVAAGSVVAALRAVRAAAPNIECEVEVDSLEQLDEVIAEGAELVLLDNFPVWQTQVAAQRRDARAPQLKLESSGGLSLETAAAYAKTGVDYLAVGALTHSARVLDIGLDM
- a CDS encoding L-aspartate oxidase, translated to MTLPAGTTWAADADVVVVGAGVAGLAAALAAHRLGRKVVVLSKVGATATHFAQGGIAVVLPDADDSVQAHVQDTLTAGAGLCDVDAVRSIVSDGYRAVRDLVADGARFDETRSGQWALTREGGHSTRRIIHAGGDATGAEVQRALDHAAATLDIRRSHVVHDVLTGPDGVGGVLVKNGDGLGVIRTGAVILATGGLGHLYSATTNPAGSTGDGIALALRAGVPVADVEFIQFHPTMLHSPGATGCRPLISEAVRGEGAVLVDKHGDSVTAGVHPMGDLAPRDVVAGAIARRLRETGDPCVYLDARAIGNFAGRFPTITAACVAAGIDPAIQLIPVVPGAHYSCGGVVTDPYGQTEIAGLFAAGEVARTGMHGANRLASNSLLEGLVVGRRAGEAAARVFGRSAIAADRDRVQSRLERRRLQAAMTRWASVLRDANGLKLLDEELRSCVPTSSDSGGMNPREVEDAALTLTAAAVVSAAAARAESRGCHARSDWPDTDPEFAVSLPVRRDADGCEVALPSGVPC
- the nadA gene encoding quinolinate synthase NadA; its protein translation is MTAADVVLDGVIDGPGGYTGVEGDARWAEQVRRLAKQRGATLLAHNYQLPAIQDVADHVGDSLALSRIAAEAPEDTIVFCGVHFMAETAKILSPDKTVLIPDQRAGCSLADSITAEELRDWKAEFPDAVVVSYVNTTAAVKALTDICCTSSNAVDVVASIDPDREVLFCPDQFLGAHVKRVTGRQNMQIWAGECHVHAGINGDELAGQARSHPDAELFVHPECGCATSALYLAGEGAVPDDRVKILSTGGMLDAARETRAREVLVATEVGMLHQLRKAAPDVNFLAVNDRASCTYMKMITPAAMLRCLVEGRDEVHVDLDTARLARRSVQRMIEIGQPGGGE
- a CDS encoding NUDIX hydrolase, yielding MVHTSTEHEVLAVVFQVRHFEDTATSADAPTSTPELAVLLWQRALEPHRGAWALPGGQVRTDEDLPSSIRRQLAEKVDVRELAHLEQLAVFSAPGRVPGPRTIASTFLGLVPFPATPELPADTQWHRVSTLPAMAFDHQVMVAHAHARLIAKMSYTNIGFALAPQQFTLSTLRDIYCATLGYPVDATNLQRVLVRRGVLTPTGTTVRSGRSGGRPAALYRFTDDRYRVTDEFAALRPPG
- a CDS encoding lipase family protein yields the protein MAPHDLAISGDVKWIGEPPHQELERGARPLLPTEDPFYLPPRGFEHALPGTVLRTRDVEIGFLGVIPQRFTATQLLYRSNDLNRRPDAAVTTVLTPTGTDPAASVPIISYQCAIDAVTDRCFPSYALRRGAHALGSFTQLELLLIAALLAQGWAVSIPDHEGVDGTWGAPEEPGYRTLDGIRAALDCERLGLSRGAPIGLWGYSGGGLATAWAAEVSAEYAPELDIAGAVLGSPVGDLGHTFRRLNGGLFAALPGLVVAALSHVYPGLERVIEEHATPQGKEFLGRLEDMPTLRAIVAMAFKDMDDLVDQPLDQLLETPEVQHVFESIKLGKTVPTPPVLIVQAVHDQIISTSCIDELADTYRGGGAHVAYHRDLLNEHLLLHPMSAPMSMAWLRARFDGDSLGTEPRRTSWPLALKPSTYLGLFKLGWVSAKVLGGRPL
- a CDS encoding TetR/AcrR family transcriptional regulator translates to MAPEAPVTINTRERIQAVARDLFAEQGLRNTSLRDIAARLDITKPALYYHFSSRDDLVRSIVQPMVDDLEAFLATGGSRDARQLLEDYFDVLWAHRVVMGIIVRDLAALGQLELGEWMIEWRRTLIRLLAGAKPSPVQMIRATVALGGLSDCTIEYAGRTRTQVKKTAVDAALAALNS